One Lemur catta isolate mLemCat1 chromosome 15, mLemCat1.pri, whole genome shotgun sequence genomic window carries:
- the WNT3 gene encoding proto-oncogene Wnt-3: MEPHLLGLLLGLLLGGTRVLAGYPIWWSLALGQQYTSLGSQPLLCGSIPGLVPKQLRFCRNYIEIMPSVAEGVKLGIQECQHQFRGRRWNCTTIDDSLAIFGPVLDKATRESAFVHAIASAGVAFAVTRSCAEGTSTICGCDSHHKGPPGEGWKWGGCSEDADFGVLVSREFADARENRPDARSAMNKHNNEAGRTTILDHMHLKCKCHGLSGSCEVKTCWWAQPDFRAIGDFLKDKYDSASEMVVEKHRESRGWVETLRAKYALFKPPTERDLVYYENSPNFCEPNPETGSFGTRDRTCNVTSHGIDGCDLLCCGRGHNTRTEKRKEKCHCIFHWCCYVSCQECIRIYDVHTCK, from the exons GTCCCTGGCCCTGGGCCAGCAGTACACATCTCTGGGCTCACAGCCCCTGCTCTGCGGCTCCATCCCAGGCCTGGTCCCCAAGCAACTGCGCTTCTGCCGCAATTACATCGAGATCATGCCCAGCGTGGCCGAGGGCGTGAAGCTGGGCATCCAGGAGTGCCAGCACCAGTTCCGGGGCCGTCGCTGGAACTGCACCACCATAGACGACAGCCTGGCCATCTTCGGGCCCGTCCTCGACAAAG CCACCCGCGAGTCGGCCTTCGTGCACGCCATCGCCTCGGCCGGCGTGGCCTTCGCCGTCACGCGCTCCTGTGCCGAGGGCACTTCCACCATCTGCGGCTGCGACTCGCACCATAAGGGGCCTCCCGGCGAAGGCTGGAAGTGGGGCGGCTGCAGCGAGGATGCCGACTTCGGGGTGCTGGTGTCCCGGGAGTTCGCAGATGCGCGTGAGAACAGGCCGGATGCACGCTCGGCCATGAACAAGCACAACAACGAGGCCGGTCGCACG ACCATCCTGGACCACATGCACCTCAAATGCAAGTGCCATGGGCTGTCGGGCAGCTGCGAGGTGAAGACCTGCTGGTGGGCCCAGCCTGACTTCCGTGCCATCGGTGACTTCCTCAAGGACAAGTACGACAGTGCCTCGGAGATGGTGGTGGAGAAGCACCGGGAGTCCCGAGGCTGGGTGGAGACCCTCCGGGCCAAGTACGCGCTCTTCAAGCCACCCACCGAGAGGGACCTGGTCTACTACGAGAACTCCCCCAACTTTTGTGAGCCCAACCCTGAGACGGGCTCTTTTGGCACAAGGGACCGGACTTGCAATGTCACCTCCCATGGCATCGATGGCTGCGATCTGCTCTGCTGTGGCCGCGGCCACAACACGAGGACGGAGAAGCGGAAGGAGAAATGCCACTGCATCTTCCACTGGTGCTGCTACGTCAGCTGCCAGGAGTGCATCCGCATCTACGACGTGCACACCTGCAAGTAG